A portion of the Candidatus Margulisiibacteriota bacterium genome contains these proteins:
- the pstA gene encoding phosphate ABC transporter permease PstA: MTNTINNTLRWRQLLDKVFFGVICFFSALSVLPLILILGYLLVKGVTSLNWQFFCRVPQPLGETGGGILNALCGSLLLLAVAFLLAVPLGLFVGIYLAENKKNRLADCARLSVEILQGVPSIVIGLVLYTWLVLPLKSFSALAGGAALALMMLPVSVRSTEETLRLIPPELKEAALALGVPYYRTILRVVVPSGLSGIVTGVLLSLARVAGETAPLLFTAFGNPFLSLALFQPIESLPHLIFYYATSPYAEWHRLAWGASFVLVAGVLFLNLAAKFLTRRWRVQF; encoded by the coding sequence ATGACTAATACGATAAATAATACGCTACGCTGGCGGCAATTACTGGACAAAGTTTTTTTCGGAGTAATTTGTTTTTTTTCAGCCTTGTCCGTTTTGCCGTTGATCTTAATTTTGGGCTATTTGCTGGTCAAAGGCGTGACCTCGCTAAACTGGCAATTTTTCTGCCGCGTGCCGCAGCCGCTGGGCGAGACCGGCGGCGGTATCCTCAACGCGCTGTGCGGTTCGTTGCTCTTGCTGGCCGTAGCTTTCCTGCTGGCTGTGCCGCTGGGTTTGTTTGTCGGCATTTACCTCGCGGAAAATAAAAAAAACCGGCTGGCGGACTGCGCCCGCTTGTCTGTGGAGATTTTGCAGGGCGTGCCGTCCATCGTTATTGGTCTGGTGCTCTACACCTGGCTGGTCCTGCCGCTCAAATCTTTTTCCGCGCTGGCCGGCGGCGCGGCTCTGGCGCTGATGATGCTGCCGGTCAGCGTGCGTTCGACAGAAGAAACTCTGCGCCTGATACCGCCAGAGCTTAAAGAAGCCGCGCTGGCGCTGGGTGTGCCGTATTACCGGACGATCCTGCGCGTTGTTGTGCCGTCGGGGTTGAGCGGCATTGTCACCGGCGTGCTGCTCAGTCTGGCGCGCGTGGCCGGCGAGACCGCGCCGCTTTTGTTCACGGCTTTTGGCAATCCTTTTTTGAGCCTGGCTTTATTCCAGCCGATCGAGTCTCTGCCGCATTTGATTTTTTATTACGCGACCAGCCCTTATGCGGAATGGCACCGCCTGGCCTGGGGCGCGTCTTTTGTGCTGGTGGCCGGCGTGCTGTTTTTAAATCTAGCCGCCAAATTTTTGACCCGCCGCTGGCGCGTGCAGTTTTGA
- the pstB gene encoding phosphate ABC transporter ATP-binding protein PstB, with amino-acid sequence MSILAIQNLNVSFLENTVVKNVSMDIEEKKVTAIMGPSGCGKTTVLRAVNRLHELSARARVTGNVLLHGEDLYALDAILVRRRIGMVFQRPNPFPTMSIYDNVIAGYLLNGLKLSRPEMDDLVETALRSAALWDEVKDSLRRRGAFLSGGQQQRLCIARALALRPEILLLDEPTSALDPRATASIEELLTQLKKTVTLMLVTHNIAQASRVSDFTAFMYLGELVEFGASAKMFTTPQDKRTEEYLTGKFG; translated from the coding sequence ATGTCTATTTTGGCAATTCAAAATCTCAATGTGAGTTTTCTGGAAAATACCGTGGTCAAAAACGTCTCTATGGATATTGAGGAGAAAAAAGTCACGGCGATAATGGGGCCGTCGGGCTGCGGCAAGACAACAGTTCTGCGCGCGGTCAATAGGCTGCACGAGCTTTCCGCGCGCGCGCGCGTTACGGGCAATGTCCTGCTGCACGGCGAAGACCTTTACGCGCTGGACGCGATACTCGTGCGCCGCCGGATCGGCATGGTTTTTCAGCGTCCCAATCCTTTCCCGACAATGAGCATTTATGACAATGTGATCGCGGGTTATCTGCTCAACGGCCTAAAGCTCAGCCGGCCGGAAATGGATGATTTGGTCGAGACCGCTCTGCGCTCTGCCGCGCTCTGGGACGAAGTCAAGGACAGTCTGCGCCGGCGCGGCGCGTTTCTCTCCGGCGGTCAGCAGCAGCGGCTCTGCATTGCCCGCGCTCTGGCCCTGCGGCCAGAAATTTTGCTGCTGGACGAACCGACTTCCGCGCTGGATCCCAGGGCGACGGCGAGCATTGAAGAGCTGCTGACACAGCTAAAAAAAACCGTGACACTGATGCTGGTTACGCACAATATCGCGCAGGCTTCGCGCGTTTCGGATTTTACGGCCTTTATGTATCTGGGCGAGCTGGTGGAATTCGGCGCCTCGGCCAAAATGTTCACCACGCCGCAGGATAAAAGAACGGAAGAATATTTGACCGGAAAATTCGGCTGA
- the pstC gene encoding phosphate ABC transporter permease subunit PstC has protein sequence MLSNLSLQTKENIFQQILSKSALFVAAVLSLFFLTLLLKSLPALWSNGFNFFTGTVWDPLTGEYGAFSLLYGTLLTSVGALLLTLPLALSIALFLGEFFRQGLAASALRLSVELLAGIPSVVYGFWALFVLVPLIRRLETTLGIVPFGVGILTAALVLAIMIIPYAASLSAEVIKLVPQDIREAAYSLGATRYEVIRRVILPYARSGICAGILLAFGRAFGETMAVTMVIGNANKMPASLFDTGNTMASLIANELAEATDPLYVSSLAQIGLLLLAVSALINLAGRSISKKFSVET, from the coding sequence ATGTTGTCAAACTTGAGTTTGCAAACCAAAGAAAATATTTTTCAGCAGATACTGTCAAAATCAGCGCTTTTCGTGGCGGCGGTTTTGAGCTTGTTTTTCTTGACGCTTTTGCTGAAATCCCTGCCGGCGCTCTGGTCCAACGGTTTTAATTTTTTCACCGGCACGGTTTGGGATCCGCTGACCGGCGAATACGGCGCGTTTTCGCTGCTGTACGGCACGCTTTTAACCAGCGTTGGGGCTTTGCTTTTGACATTGCCTCTGGCGTTGTCTATCGCGCTTTTTCTCGGCGAATTTTTCCGCCAGGGTCTGGCCGCTTCCGCTCTGCGCTTGTCTGTGGAATTGCTGGCCGGCATCCCGTCCGTGGTTTACGGTTTTTGGGCGCTGTTCGTTTTGGTGCCGCTGATCCGCCGTCTGGAAACAACTCTCGGCATTGTGCCGTTCGGCGTTGGCATTTTGACCGCGGCGCTCGTGTTGGCGATCATGATAATCCCTTACGCGGCCTCTCTGTCCGCCGAAGTCATCAAGCTTGTGCCGCAGGATATTCGTGAAGCCGCGTACTCGCTGGGCGCGACGCGCTATGAAGTTATCCGCCGCGTGATCCTGCCTTATGCCCGGTCAGGCATTTGCGCCGGAATTCTACTGGCTTTTGGCCGGGCCTTTGGTGAGACGATGGCCGTGACGATGGTCATTGGCAACGCCAATAAAATGCCGGCCTCGCTGTTTGACACCGGCAATACTATGGCCAGCCTGATCGCCAATGAATTGGCCGAAGCGACCGATCCGCTGTACGTTTCCAGTTTGGCGCAGATCGGCTTGCTGCTTTTGGCCGTGTCCGCGCTGATCAATCTGGCCGGCCGATCTATCAGTAAAAAATTTAGCGTGGAGACGTGA